The proteins below come from a single Mercenaria mercenaria strain notata chromosome 3, MADL_Memer_1, whole genome shotgun sequence genomic window:
- the LOC123524385 gene encoding prion-like-(Q/N-rich) domain-bearing protein 25, protein MFTEIHKCIYNVKILVKIEYFLTVDGYAGGECLKNMYSIKCYSDNAICKSGICLCKNGRHARVGDCITDETVGGICFGKNGDMCLKDENAVCWNGVCFCNDDSSQLNRKCVHDEMYGGICLDWNQNCLLDKNAECEDGICQCKFGTSEVSGKCVTDETLGGTCDGAYGTRCGRDKNAECWFGYCLYCTENARNINGTCVLDETAGGVCKGKQGRECLLDSNAVCINGSCLCKKGTQQVGQKCQRDEHLGGLCKGVEGSPCTGDTTTVCSKGVCICNVGSTAMAGKCMEDGLLRGFCKAGKCEGKNVVCSINTKMCVCKTGYLETGGKCVN, encoded by the exons aTGTTTACTGAAATTCACAAGTGCATTTACAATGTGAAGATCTTAGTTAAAATAGAATATTTCCTAACTGTAGATGGATATGCTGGTGGGGAATGTCTGAAGAACATGTATAGTATCAAGTGTTATAGTGACAATGCCATATGTAAAAGTGGTATTTGTCTGTGTAAAAATGGACGCCATGCCCGTGTAGGCGACTGTATTACCG ATGAAACGGTCGGAGGAATATGTTTTGGCAAAAACGGCGACATGTGTCTAAAAGATGAGAACGCTGTTTGTTGGAATGGCGTTTGTTTTTGCAATGATGATTCTTCacaattaaacagaaaatgtgTGCATG ACGAAATGTATGGCGGTATATGCCTGGATTGGAACCAGAACTGTCTTTTAGATAAAAATGCTGAATGTGAAGATGGTATATGTCAGTGTAAATTTGGAACAAGTGAAGTATCTGGGAAATGTGTTACAG ACGAGACGTTAGGTGGAACATGTGATGGTGCATATGGTACTAGATGTGGACGAGACAAGAATGCTGAATGCTGGTTTGGTTATTGTTTGTACTGTACGGAAAATGCTAGGAACATAAATGGCACATGTGTTCTGG ATGAAACAGCTGGAGGAGTATGCAAAGGAAAACAGGGTCGGGAATGTTTGTTAGACTCAAATGCTGTTTGTATTAATGGATCTTGCTTGTGCAAGAAAGGAACACAACAGGTGGGACAGAAATGTCAAAGGG ATGAGCATCTTGGAGGACTTTGCAAAGGAGTTGAAGGATCCCCGTGTACAGGAGATACAACTACGGTGTGCAGTAAAGGAGTATGCATCTGTAATGTCGGCTCGACAGCCATGGCTGGAAAATGCATGGAAG ACGGTTTACTGAGAGGGTTTTGCAAAGCTGGAAAATGTGAAGGTAAAAATGTCGTCTGCAGCATAAACACAAAAATGTGTGTATGTAAAACAGGATACCTGGAAACTGGAGGAAAATGTGTGAACTAG
- the LOC128555711 gene encoding prion-like-(Q/N-rich) domain-bearing protein 25, whose translation MNQKCVYDETYGGICKNWSGDCALDKNAECIHGICQCKYGTREVSGKCVTDETAGGICIEDQGQECLLDSNALCLNGSCVCKKGTHQIGQKCQKDGSLRGVCRAGNCEGENVTCSIKTKLCVCKTGYVESRGKCMK comes from the exons ATGAACCAAAAATGTGTATATG ACGAAACATATGGTGGTATATGCAAGAACTGGAGCGGGGACTGTGCTTTAGACAAAAATGCTGAATGCATACATGGTATATGTCAGTGCAAATATGGAACACGGGAAGTATCAGGGAAGTGTGTTACAG ATGAAACAGCTGGAGGTATATGCATAGAAGACCAGGGTCAAGAATGTTTGCTGGACTCGAATGCGTTGTGTTTAAATGGGTCATGTGTGTGTAAGAAAGGAACGCATCAGATTGGACAGAAGTGCCAAAAGG ATGGGTCGTTGAGAGGTGTTTGCAGAGCTGGTAACTGTGAAGGCGAAAATGTCACCTGCAGTATCAAAACAAAACTGTGTGTTTGTAAAACAGGCTATGTAGAAAGCAGAGGAAAGTGTATGAAATAG